The following coding sequences are from one Ochotona princeps isolate mOchPri1 chromosome 8, mOchPri1.hap1, whole genome shotgun sequence window:
- the LOC131481045 gene encoding LOW QUALITY PROTEIN: uncharacterized protein LOC131481045 (The sequence of the model RefSeq protein was modified relative to this genomic sequence to represent the inferred CDS: substituted 2 bases at 2 genomic stop codons): protein MGQSITTPLSLTLQHWRDVQNTANNQSVNIRKSKWTTLCSSEWPAFNVGWPRDGTFDLNIILQVKHKVMDPDPHGHPDQVAYIITWEALVHDPPLWVRPFVVLKPPSITVPSAPSPTPIAGHPSQSSLYPTLVRSMQIQNEKKKPPKVLSPGEDLVMDLLAEEPPPYRGPGQQQAAEAEPEETPAADPAPSPVAGRLRGRREQPPDSTSRALPLRTGPNDRLQYWPFSASDLYNWKHNNPPFSKDPSMLTSLIESILVTHQPTWDDCQQLLQILLTTEEKQRVFLEARKNVLGDNGRPTQLPNEIDAAFPLERPNWDFTTDEGRNHLRLYRQLLIAGLHGAAWRPTNLAQIKQVTQGPEEAPSAFHERLKEAYRIYTPYNPEDPGQATNVAMSFIWQSAPDIRKKLERLDNLKESSIQDLLKEAEHIFNKRETQEERDERLKKETEERDERIRREAEERENVRDRRRNKEISRLLAAVVSGQRQEEQRGNRRGPRVDRDQCAYCKEKGHWARDCPKKPKRRPGPQTSLLTLEDXESQGQEPPPEPRITLNVGGQPVTFLVDTGAQHSVLTHAPGPLSDRSAWVQGATGGKRYRWTTDRRVQLATGKVTHSFLHVPDCPYPLLGRDLLTKLKAHIHFESDKIRITDPKGAPLQVLTLQLEDEYRLYEILEPNNTEIRNLEIDSWIKRFPMTWAETGGMGLALRQPPLVIELKATATPVSIKQYPMSQKAYQGIRPHIKRLLDQGILVPCRSSWNTPLLPVKKPGTEDYRPVQDLREVNKRVEDIHPTVPNPYNLLSTLPPTHIWYTVLDLKDAFFCLRLSPQSQSLFAFEWRDPDLGLSGQLTWTRLPXGFKNSPTLFDEALHRDLADFRVQNPTLILLQYVDDLLLAAASREACHQGTESLLQTLGQLGYRASAKKAQLCKTQVTYLGYQLKDGQRWLTAARKQAVANIPAPRNSRQLREFLGTTGFCSLWIPGFAEMAAPLYLLTKQGATFNWGSEQQQAFDDIKQTLLTSPALGLPDITKPFELFVDEKQGYAKGVLTQRLGPWRRPVAYLSKKLDTVASGWPPCLRMVAAIAVLTKDAGKLTLGQSLTILAPHAVEALIKQPPDRWLSNARMTHYQAMLLDTDRVRFGPVVALNPATLLPQPENTEQHDCLQVLAEVHGTRPDLTDQPLQDADFTWYTDGSSFIDNGKRRAGAAVTTETEVIWAKALPSGTSAQKAELIALTQALQMAEGKKLNVYTDSRYAFATAHIHGEIYRRRGLLTSEGKDIKNKSEILALLKALFLPRKLSIIHCLGHQKGHTPEARGNRLADATARKVALENEIPSQSLALITEEVRYIPDCPFSYSPKDIKLLSKLGAQQDAEKGYWTFHGKLVMPQKQTHELITGLHKLTHLSSKKMKTLLEKEESPYFLLGRNQSLQDVVDECKACAQVNAGKTKLGQGTRVRGHRPGTHWEIDFTEVKPGQYGYKYLLVFVDTFSGWVEAFPTKHETANVVTKKLLEEIFPRYGLPQVLGTDNGPAFVSQISQSVSKLLGIDWKLHCAYRPQSSGQVERMNRTIKETLTKFTLATGSRDWVLLLPVALYRVRNTPGLHGLTPFEILYGAPPSPFSLFSSNLIPYFANNPSLEAHLQALQIVQKEIWKPLAAAYQEQTTGPVVPHSFQIGDSVWVRRHQTKNLEPRWKGPYTVLLTTPTALKVDGIAAWIHASHVKAAHSSEEEPDTASSWRVQRTQNPLKIRLTRGDP, encoded by the coding sequence ATGGGACAATCTATTACCACCCCTCTTAGCCTTACCTTGCAGCATTGGCGGGATGTTCAGAATACAGCAAACAATCAGTCAGTAAATATCCGCAAGAGCAAATGGACTACCCTCTGCTCATCAGAGTGGCCAGCCTTCAATGTTGGCTGGCCAAGAGATGGAACTTTTGATCTTAACATTATTTTACAGGTCAAGCATAAGGTGATGGATCCTGATCCACATGGTCACCCCGACCAAGTGGCCTACATAATCACCTGGGAGGCCCTCGTTCATGATCCACCTCTGTGGGTCAGGCCCTTTGTTGTTCTCAAACCACCCTCTATCACCGTCCCCTctgctccttctcccactccGATCGCTGGGCACCCCTCTCAGTCTTCACTCTATCCAACCCTTGTCAGATCCATGCAGAtccagaatgaaaagaaaaagccacCCAAGGTTTTATCCCCAGGAGAAGACCTCGTGATGGACCTGCTGGCCGAAGAGCCCCCACCATATCGGGGGCCAGGTCAACAACAAGCGGCAGAAGCTGAACCGGAAGAGACCCCAGCCGCCGACCCTGCACCTTCCCCAGTGGCAGGGCGGCTACGAGGGCGCCGAGAACAACCTCCCGATTCCacttcccgtgccctccccctgcGGACCGGTCCCAATGATCGGCTCCAATACTGGCCGTTTTCTGCCTCCGATTTATACAATTGGAAACATAACAATCCTCCCTTTAGCAAGGACCCCTCTATGCTAACCTCTTTAATTGAGTCTATTCTAGTGACACACCAGCCCACTTGGGATGATTGTCAACAGTTACTGCAGATCTTACTGACGACTGAGGAAAAACAACGGGTTTTTCTGGAGGCCAGGAAAAATGTTCTAGGAGATAATGGCCGCCCCACCCAATTGCCCAATGAGATTGATGCAGCTTTTCCCTTGGAACGACCTAATTGGGATTTCACTACGGATGAAGGTAGGAACCACCTGCGTCTCTATCGCCAGTTGCTCATAGCGGGTCTCCATGGGGCAGCTTGGCGCCCCACCAATTTGGCTCAGATCAAGCAGGTAACACAGGGGCCCGAGGAAGCTCCCTCGGCATTTCATGAGCGGCTAAAAGAGGCTTACCGTATATACACCCCATATAACCCAGAAGATCCAGGGCAGGCCACCAACGTGGCCATGTCCTTCATATGGCAATCAGCTCCAGACATCAGAAAGAAACTTGAAAGGCTTGATAATCTCAAAGAGAGCTCTATTCAGGATTTACTTAAAGAGgcagaacacatttttaataAACGTGAAactcaggaagagagagatgaaagacttaaaaaggaaacagaggaGCGTGATGAAAGAATAAGACGGGaagctgaagagagagagaatgtcaggGATcgcagaagaaacaaagaaataagtaGACTATTGGCCGCTGTAGTGTCAGGGCAAAGGCAGGAAGAACAACGGGGGAACCGGAGAGGCCCCCGGGTGGACAGAGATCAATGTGCTTATTGTAAAGAAAAAGGACATTGGGCGAGAGATTGCCCTAAAAAGCCCAAGAGGAGGCCAGGACCTCAGACCTCCCTATTAACTCTAGAAGATTAGGAAagtcagggccaggagccccccCCTGAGCCCAGGATAACTCTCAACGTTGGGGGGCAACCTGTCACCTTCCTGGTAGACACCGGGGCACAGCACTCAGTGTTGACCCATGCGCCGGGACCCTTGAGCGACAGATCGGCTTGGGTCCAAGGAGCGACCGGAGGGAAAAGATACCGATGGACGACAGACCGACGAGTGCAGCTGGCAACCGGTAAAGTGACTCATTCTTTTCTACATGTTCCTGATTGCCCCTATCCATTATTGGGACGGGACTTGCTTACCAAATTAAAAGCGCATATACACTTTGAAAGTGATAAGATTCGAATAACTGACCCAAAGGGAGCGCCTCTTCAGGTCCTCACCCTCCAATTGGAAGATGAATATAGGCTATATGAAATTCTAGAGCCAAATAATACAGAGATAAGAAATTTAGAAATAGATTCTTGGATAAAAAGATTTCCTATGACTTGGGCTGAAACCGGAGGGATGGGCCTTGCGCTCCGGCAACCCCCTCTGGTCATTGAGTTAAAAGCCACCGCAACTCCGGTCTCTATAAAACAGTACCCGATGTCCCAAAAAGCCTATCAGGGTATCAGACCGCATATCAAGAGACTCCTGGATCAAGGCATTCTAGTCCCCTGCCGATCATCTTGGAATACCCCGCTTCTTCCAGTAAAGAAGCCGGGAACAGAGGACTATAGACCTGTACAAGATTTAAGGGAAGTCAATAAAAGAGTGGAAGACATTCATCCCACTGTGCCTAACCCATATAACTTACTTAGTACACTTCCACCTACTCATATTTGGTATACAGTTTTGGATTtaaaggatgccttcttttgcctCAGACTTAGTCCCCAAAGCCAATCTTTGTTTGCTTTCGAATGGAGGGACCCGGATTTAGGACTTTCAGGTCAACTGACCTGGACCAGGTTGCCTTAAGGCTTCAAAAATAGTCCGACATTATTTGATGAGGCTCTCCATCGGGACCTCGCAGATTTTAGGGTCCAGAACCCGACTCTGATACTCTTGCAGTACGTAGATGATCTGCTGTTAGCTGCAGCCTCCAGGGAAGCTTGCCATCAGGGCACCGAGTCCCTGTTACAAACTCTGGGACAATTAGGCTACAGAGCCTCTGCAAAAAAGGCACAACTCTGCAAAACCCAGGTCACATACCTAGGATATCAGCTGAAGGATGGACAGAGGTGGCTAACTGCCGCCCGCAAGCAGGCGGTGGCCAACAttcctgccccaaggaattctcGTCAACTACGAGAATTCCTGGGGACCACGGGTTTCTGCAGCCTATGGATTCCTGGGTTCGCTGAAATGGCAGCCCCCCTTTACCTCCTTACAAAGCAGGGAGCAACGTTCAACTGGGGGTCCGAACAGCAACAGGCCTTTGATGACATCAAGCAGACTCTCTTGACCTCACCCGCTTTGGGCCTCCCTGATATCACGAAGCCCTTTGAATTATttgtggatgaaaagcagggctacgcCAAGGGAGTCCTGACCCAAAGATTGGGGCCCTGGAGACGACCTGTAGCCTACCTTTCTAAAAAATTGGACACAGTTGCCTCTGGCTGGCCACCCTGTTTGCGGATGGTGGCAGCTATAGCTGTTTTAACTAAGGATGCTGGCAAGTTAACTTTGGGACAATCATTAACCATTTTGGCGCCTCATGCAGTTGAGGCCCTAATCAAACAACCACCAGACCGCTGGCTCTCCAATGCTCGTATGACCCATTATCAGGCTATGCTCCTGGACACGGACCGGGTGCGCTTCGGACCAGTTGTTGCCCTAAatccagcaaccctgcttccccagCCGGAGAACACAGAGCAACATGACTGCCTTCAGGTCCTAGCAGAAGTACACGGGACCCGACCAGACCTAACGGATCAGCCCCTCCAGGACGCGGACTTCACCTGGTATACGGACGGAAGCAGCTTCATAGACAATGGGAAGCGGAGAGCCGGAGCAGCAGTAACCACGGAGACAGAGGTAATCTGGGCTAAGGCCCTTCCATCCGGGACTTCGGCTCAGAAGGCAGAACTCATCGCCTTGACCCAGGCGCTCCAAATGGCAGAAGGTAAGAAGCTTAACGTTTACACTGACAGCCGTTATGCTTTCGCCACGGCACATATTCACGGAGAAATATACCGAAGGCGAGGGCTACTGACTTCGGAGggcaaagacattaaaaataaatctgagatCTTGGCCTTACTCAAGGCCCTGTTTTTGCCTCGAAAATTGAGTATCATCCATTGCCTAGGACACCAAAAGGGACACACTCCAGAAGCCCGAGGCAACCGGTTGGCGGATGCCACAGCCCGGAAAGTAGCCCTTGAAAATGAGATCCCTTCTCAGAGCCTTGCCTTAATAACAGAGGAGGTCCGGTACATCCCAGATTGCCCCTTTTCATACAGCCCTAAAGATATAAAACTATTAAGCAAATTAGGGGCGCAACAGGATGCTGAGAAAGGCTATTGGACTTTCCATGGCAAACTTGTCATGCCTCAAAAACAGACTCATGAATTAATTACCGGCCTACATAAATTGACTCATCTCAGTAGTAAAAAAATGAAGACTCTTTTAGAGAAGGAGGAAAGTCCTTATTTTCTATTAGGAAGAAACCAAAGCCTACAAGATGTAGTGGATGAATGTAAAGCTTGTGCACAAGTTAATGCAGGAAAAACCAAACTAGGACAAGGAACTCGAGTGCGAGGGCATCGCCCTGGGACTCACTGGGAAATTGATTTCACCGAAGTAAAGCCTGGGCAATATGGTTATAAATATCTTCTAGTATTTGTGGATACCTTCTCAGGATGGGTAGAGGCTTTCCCCACTAAACATGAGACTGCGAACGTCGTGACcaagaaactgctagaagaaatctttccaaggtatgGTCTGCCACAGGTATTAGGAACAGATAATGGAcctgcttttgtttctcagatAAGTCAATCAGTGTCTAAGTTACTGGGGATTGATTGGAAATTACATTGTGCTTACCGACCCCAGAGCTCAGGACAGGTAGAACGAATGAATAGAACCATCAAGGAGACTTTGACCAAATTCACGCTTGCAACTGGCTCTAGGGACTGGGTGCTCCTCCTTCCAGTAGCCCTTTACCGGGTTAGAAATACTCCAGGACTACATGGCCTTACTCCTTTTGAGATTTTATATGGAGCACCTCCTTCACCCTTTAGTCTTTTTAGTTCAAATTTAATTCCTTATTTTGCTAATAATCCTTCCTTGGAAGCTCATTTACAGGCTCTACAGATTGTACAAAAAGAGATCTGGAAGCCCCTTGCAGCCGCCTACCAAGAGCAGACGACCGGACCGGTGGTACCTCATTCCTTCCAGATAGGAGACTCTGTGTGGGTCCGCAGACATCAGactaagaacctggaacctcggtGGAAAGGCCCTTACACCGTCCTCCTGACCACCCCAACAGCGCTCAAGGTAGACGGCATCGCCGCCTGGATCCACGCCTCCCACGTCAAGGCCGCCCACTCCTCTGAAGAAGAGCCCGACACAGCCTCATCATGGAGAGTCCAGCGCACTCAAAATCCTCTAAAGATAAGACTTACCCGTGGAGATCCCTAA